Proteins from a genomic interval of Calorimonas adulescens:
- the fliI gene encoding flagellar protein export ATPase FliI, producing MVNLDKYFTAVETTPFYTIKGVTKDVIGLTIVSQGPSAKVGDVCDVFSLNGERAIPAEVVGFKDGNTILMPLGEMDGIGPGSEVIARNLPLTVGVSEKMLGRILDGLGRPIDGNGDIYYTDYYPIQNHAPRPLERERINKPLTVGIKAIDGLLTVGKGQRIGIFAGSGVGKSTLLGMMARNTKADINVIALIGERGREVKDFIERDLGEDGLKRSVLVVATSDEPALIRVKGAYVATAIAEYFRDMGFDVLFMMDSVTRFAMAQREVGLAIGEPPVSRGYTPSVFSNLPKLLERAGNLKRGSITGFYTVLVDGDDLNEPVTDACRSILDGHIVLSRQLANQNHYPAIDVLASVSRVMNDIVTDEHKRIAGEIKDSMAAYKEAEDIINIGMYNAGSNKRIDRAIYLHDKIESFLRQGAEENFSFDTTFSLLKALVLE from the coding sequence ATGGTAAACCTAGATAAATATTTTACAGCAGTTGAGACCACACCGTTTTATACCATAAAGGGAGTAACAAAGGACGTAATAGGCCTTACAATAGTTTCTCAAGGGCCATCTGCTAAAGTTGGAGATGTTTGTGATGTGTTTTCATTAAACGGTGAGAGAGCGATTCCGGCTGAGGTTGTAGGTTTTAAGGATGGAAATACAATTTTAATGCCGTTAGGGGAGATGGATGGCATAGGACCTGGTTCTGAAGTGATTGCAAGAAATTTACCATTGACTGTTGGAGTAAGTGAAAAAATGCTTGGGAGGATTCTGGATGGTCTTGGTAGACCTATAGATGGAAATGGAGACATCTACTATACCGACTATTACCCTATTCAAAATCATGCACCCCGACCTTTGGAGCGTGAAAGGATAAATAAACCACTTACTGTTGGAATTAAAGCGATTGATGGATTGCTTACAGTTGGTAAAGGGCAAAGGATAGGAATATTTGCCGGGAGTGGTGTGGGCAAAAGCACTCTTTTAGGAATGATGGCAAGAAATACTAAAGCTGACATCAATGTAATTGCTCTCATTGGTGAGAGAGGGAGGGAGGTCAAAGATTTTATTGAACGGGACCTGGGTGAGGATGGGTTGAAGAGGTCCGTCTTAGTAGTTGCAACTTCTGATGAACCTGCACTAATTAGAGTTAAAGGGGCATATGTAGCTACAGCTATTGCTGAGTATTTTCGTGACATGGGTTTTGATGTCCTTTTCATGATGGATTCAGTGACACGATTTGCTATGGCACAGAGAGAAGTTGGTTTGGCCATAGGTGAGCCACCTGTGTCGAGGGGGTATACTCCATCGGTATTTTCGAATCTTCCGAAGTTGTTAGAAAGAGCTGGCAATCTCAAGCGTGGCTCTATTACAGGTTTTTATACTGTGCTGGTGGATGGAGACGACCTCAATGAGCCTGTAACCGATGCATGTCGCAGTATTTTAGATGGACATATTGTTTTATCAAGGCAGCTTGCAAATCAGAATCACTATCCGGCCATCGATGTATTGGCCAGTGTAAGCAGGGTGATGAATGACATTGTGACTGATGAACATAAGAGGATTGCTGGTGAGATTAAGGATAGTATGGCTGCATACAAGGAGGCAGAAGACATAATCAATATTGGTATGTATAATGCTGGCTCAAATAAAAGGATTGATCGGGCAATATACCTGCATGATAAAATTGAAAGCTTCCTAAGACAGGGAGCAGAAGAAAATTTTAGTTTTGATACCACATTTAGTTTACTAAAAGCGTTGGTTTTAGAATAA
- a CDS encoding FliH/SctL family protein → MSKVFKGAQVIIDSEYDLSIIPFDMFPSSAKQLTTIEKEQQDFDELYEKFMKRVEAEKADILKMARQEAEQIKKEAYDEGKNQGYKAGYAEGKKDAYKEYELKLSEINAIKDEIIKEKEKLYDIVEEDAINLVVKICEKVLCDDIGNLKDSISKRVVGALKEMKNSKVINVRVSYDDAETLKGQFSEEFKIIPELRLSKGDFIIETPNGLIDYSMVNMVNKIKDILIEVLKNGKPR, encoded by the coding sequence TTGTCTAAGGTATTTAAAGGGGCACAAGTAATAATTGACAGTGAGTATGATTTAAGCATAATACCGTTTGATATGTTCCCATCTTCTGCAAAACAATTAACGACTATCGAAAAAGAACAACAAGATTTTGATGAATTATATGAAAAATTTATGAAAAGGGTTGAAGCAGAAAAAGCGGATATACTGAAAATGGCAAGACAAGAAGCTGAACAAATTAAGAAAGAGGCCTATGATGAGGGGAAAAACCAGGGATATAAGGCAGGGTATGCAGAGGGTAAAAAAGATGCTTATAAAGAGTATGAATTAAAATTATCAGAGATTAATGCAATAAAGGATGAAATTATAAAAGAAAAAGAGAAGTTGTATGATATTGTTGAAGAGGATGCAATAAATTTAGTCGTAAAAATATGCGAAAAGGTGCTTTGCGATGATATTGGAAATTTAAAAGACTCCATATCAAAAAGGGTAGTCGGGGCTTTAAAGGAAATGAAAAACAGCAAAGTTATCAATGTTAGGGTAAGCTACGATGATGCTGAAACTTTGAAAGGACAATTCAGTGAAGAATTCAAGATAATACCAGAACTTAGATTATCAAAGGGTGACTTTATAATAGAGACACCTAATGGACTTATAGATTATTCCATGGTAAATATGGTGAATAAAATAAAGGATATTTTAATTGAGGTTTTGAAAAATGGTAAACCTAGATAA